In the Methylophilus sp. 5 genome, one interval contains:
- a CDS encoding nuclear transport factor 2 family protein, with protein sequence METRPPLPPFTLETAIQKVRLAEDAWNSRDPDRVIQVYTEDTVWRNRAEFPVGRTEVHGFLTRKWVRELDYRLIKEIWAFLDNKIAVRFAYEWHDDGGQWYRSYGNENWLFNEAGLMVHRHASINDLPIKATDRKFFWPLGRRPDDHASLSELGL encoded by the coding sequence ATGGAAACACGCCCACCGTTACCGCCATTTACTTTAGAAACCGCGATACAGAAAGTGCGCCTGGCAGAAGATGCCTGGAACAGCCGCGACCCGGACCGGGTGATTCAGGTGTATACCGAAGACACGGTTTGGCGTAACCGCGCCGAGTTTCCGGTTGGTCGCACAGAGGTGCATGGCTTTTTGACCCGCAAATGGGTGCGCGAACTGGATTACCGCCTGATTAAGGAAATTTGGGCTTTTCTGGATAACAAAATTGCCGTGCGCTTTGCCTATGAGTGGCATGACGATGGCGGGCAGTGGTATCGCAGTTATGGCAATGAAAACTGGCTGTTTAATGAAGCCGGGCTCATGGTACACCGCCACGCCAGCATTAATGATTTGCCTATCAAGGCCACTGATCGCAAGTTTTTCTGGCCACTGGGCAGACGCCCGGATGACCATGCCAGCCTGAGCGAATTAGGATTGTAA
- a CDS encoding AEC family transporter, whose product MLAVIVMLQMALLIATGMLWQRLAPDHMSALSHRRALTDLVFYILLPALVLDILWQAPFDASTLSFALTALSRLAVAALCMWLSLQLLQRVMTISRAQQGALMLAATFPNATYLGLPVTSEVLGDWTHEIVLKFDLFACTPVLLTLGMLMAQTYGQSEHKTHPLKALLKVPPLWALLLATILNLSHTPQPIMVGHALHTLAGGVVPLMLIALGMSIRWDTFKLKLIPLLLPVCLIGLCIAPLAALWVARGLGLHDSQLTACVLLAAMPTMVFGIIICERYRLDGALYAAAVFLSTLLSIGSLSVWFAILQDF is encoded by the coding sequence ATGCTAGCAGTGATAGTGATGTTGCAAATGGCGCTGTTAATCGCCACTGGCATGCTTTGGCAGCGGCTGGCGCCTGACCATATGTCGGCGTTGTCGCATCGGCGCGCGCTGACAGACCTGGTGTTTTATATATTACTACCTGCGCTAGTGCTCGATATTTTATGGCAAGCGCCGTTTGACGCCAGCACCCTCAGTTTTGCACTCACCGCGCTGAGTCGCCTGGCGGTGGCGGCATTATGCATGTGGCTGAGCTTGCAACTGCTACAGCGCGTGATGACTATTTCACGTGCACAGCAAGGCGCATTGATGCTGGCCGCCACTTTCCCTAACGCGACCTATCTGGGCCTGCCTGTCACCAGCGAAGTGCTGGGTGACTGGACGCACGAAATCGTGCTTAAATTTGACCTGTTTGCCTGCACACCGGTACTGCTGACACTAGGCATGCTAATGGCACAAACCTATGGCCAGTCTGAACACAAAACGCACCCGCTAAAAGCGTTGCTCAAAGTGCCACCGTTATGGGCCTTACTACTGGCCACCATACTCAACCTAAGTCATACGCCGCAACCCATCATGGTCGGCCATGCGCTACACACGCTGGCTGGCGGCGTGGTGCCACTCATGTTAATTGCGTTGGGCATGAGCATCCGCTGGGATACGTTTAAACTTAAATTGATCCCTTTGCTGCTACCCGTGTGCCTCATCGGCCTCTGTATTGCACCGCTGGCTGCATTATGGGTCGCCAGAGGGCTAGGCCTGCACGACAGCCAACTCACTGCCTGCGTTTTACTGGCAGCCATGCCCACCATGGTGTTTGGTATTATCATTTGCGAGCGTTACCGGCTGGATGGTGCCCTATACGCCGCCGCGGTGTTTCTGAGCACCTTGCTCAGCATAGGCAGCTTGTCAGTCTGGTTTGCCATATTGCAAGATTTTTAA
- the cfa gene encoding cyclopropane fatty acyl phospholipid synthase, translating to MPKTTTNHYTAPPPTPPETLTSLLAEAGITINGHAPWDIQVYEESVYRDVLTHGSLGLGQAFIEGRWDCTRLDEFFHRVMRADLDEKMGGTAKLKLLGEIIRHTLFNLQAPNRAYQVAQQHYDIGNDVFEAMLDSSMSYSCGYWQHAQSLEEAQVQKLDMICQKLDLQPGDRVLEIGCGWGGLAKHMAQHYGAQVVGITVSVEQQAFARARCAGLPVDIQLKDYRELHGQFDKIVSVGMFEHVGQKNYAMYFETAHRLLKDNGLFLLHTIGNHKTALHTDAWIDRHIFPNGKLPSASEISQAIEQKFLIEDWHNFGPDYDRTLMAWWEKFNRAWPELQFKYDESFYRMWKYYLMCCAGYFRSRQGQLWQLVLSKRQSNRVYRSMRPLPAS from the coding sequence ATGCCGAAAACCACGACAAACCATTACACCGCCCCGCCGCCTACGCCGCCCGAGACGCTAACCAGCCTGTTGGCTGAAGCAGGCATTACTATTAATGGCCATGCGCCGTGGGACATTCAGGTATACGAAGAAAGTGTTTACCGCGACGTGTTAACCCACGGCTCACTGGGGCTAGGGCAGGCCTTTATTGAAGGCCGTTGGGATTGCACCCGTCTGGACGAGTTTTTTCACCGCGTGATGCGGGCCGATCTGGACGAAAAAATGGGCGGTACAGCAAAACTAAAACTACTGGGTGAGATTATCCGCCATACCCTGTTTAACTTGCAGGCGCCCAACCGGGCCTATCAGGTAGCGCAGCAACACTATGACATTGGTAATGATGTGTTTGAAGCCATGCTCGACAGTAGCATGAGCTACTCGTGCGGCTACTGGCAACATGCGCAAAGCCTGGAAGAAGCGCAGGTTCAAAAACTGGACATGATTTGCCAAAAACTGGATTTACAACCGGGCGACCGCGTGCTGGAAATCGGTTGTGGCTGGGGCGGCTTAGCCAAACATATGGCACAACACTATGGCGCGCAGGTAGTCGGCATTACCGTGTCGGTCGAGCAACAGGCCTTTGCCCGTGCGCGCTGCGCTGGGTTGCCAGTCGATATCCAACTCAAAGACTATCGTGAGCTACATGGTCAATTCGACAAGATTGTCTCAGTGGGCATGTTTGAGCATGTCGGGCAAAAAAACTACGCCATGTATTTTGAAACGGCGCACAGACTACTTAAAGACAACGGCCTGTTTTTACTGCACACCATAGGCAACCATAAAACGGCCTTGCATACCGACGCCTGGATTGATCGTCATATTTTCCCCAATGGAAAACTGCCCTCTGCCAGCGAAATCAGCCAGGCCATCGAGCAAAAGTTCTTGATTGAAGACTGGCACAACTTTGGCCCCGATTATGACCGCACCCTGATGGCGTGGTGGGAGAAGTTCAATCGTGCCTGGCCAGAACTGCAATTTAAATACGATGAAAGTTTTTACCGGATGTGGAAATACTACCTGATGTGTTGTGCAGGCTATTTTCGCTCCCGGCAAGGGCAACTCTGGCAACTGGTATTGAGCAAGCGGCAGAGCAACCGCGTGTATCGCTCAATGCGCCCGTTGCCAGCAAGTTGA
- the argA gene encoding amino-acid N-acetyltransferase, which yields MLGSNIRDLRKSQNLTLQQLAARMGTDASNLSRIERGEIGISEALLRAAAQALNTTPGRLYDANLTPVSLTNTPPAILSSANSKDFVHWFRSAAPYIHAFGGSTFVIAFGGEVVSEQQFVALSHDLNLLASLEVRLVLVHGARPQIEQRLKRDNLTPKLHNGLRITDDAAMEAVKEANGAIRVEIESLLSMGIANSPMAGSDIRVASGNFVTAKPLGVRDGVDLQHTGEVRKIDAVGIQKRLDDGELVLLSPMGYSPTGETFNLTLEDVAVSAASALDAEKLIFLMDSGGVQNLRGELLREMTSAKAKNLLRNVQESDVPIHYSEDVNYYLPAAVRACEHGVTRTHLISRHIDGAIIQELFTRQGIGTMITELPLETMRQANIDDVGGILMLIEPLENEGILVRRGRERIEMEINYFYVMEHDNRVIGCAALYPFANEKMVEFACLAIDPTYRGGGRGDKLFNYCQEQASQKGFKRLFCLTTRTEHWFLERGFTEQNVDQLPHEKQKLYNFQRKSKVFIKPL from the coding sequence ATGCTCGGATCAAACATTAGGGATTTGCGTAAATCGCAAAATTTAACCTTGCAACAACTCGCTGCGCGCATGGGCACGGACGCGAGCAATTTGTCGCGCATTGAACGTGGTGAGATCGGTATCTCCGAAGCATTGCTGCGCGCGGCGGCGCAAGCATTAAACACTACGCCAGGCCGTTTGTATGACGCCAACCTGACGCCAGTGTCGCTGACCAATACGCCGCCAGCGATTCTCTCTAGTGCCAACAGCAAAGACTTCGTACATTGGTTTCGCTCCGCGGCGCCGTATATCCACGCTTTTGGTGGTAGCACGTTTGTGATTGCCTTTGGTGGCGAGGTCGTCAGCGAGCAGCAATTTGTGGCCTTGTCGCACGACCTTAACCTGCTGGCCAGCCTGGAGGTGCGGCTCGTGCTAGTGCATGGTGCGCGACCACAAATTGAACAACGCCTCAAACGCGACAACCTGACGCCCAAATTGCACAACGGCTTACGTATTACAGACGATGCGGCCATGGAGGCGGTAAAAGAAGCCAACGGCGCCATCCGCGTTGAAATCGAATCACTGCTCTCAATGGGCATTGCCAACTCACCGATGGCAGGCAGTGACATCCGTGTCGCCAGTGGTAATTTTGTCACCGCCAAACCATTAGGCGTGCGCGACGGCGTCGATCTGCAACATACCGGAGAAGTGCGCAAGATTGATGCTGTTGGCATCCAAAAGCGGTTAGATGACGGCGAGTTAGTGCTTTTATCGCCCATGGGCTACTCACCAACCGGTGAAACATTCAACTTAACTCTGGAAGATGTAGCCGTGAGTGCCGCGAGTGCGCTCGATGCTGAAAAACTGATTTTTCTGATGGACTCAGGCGGTGTGCAAAACCTGCGTGGTGAGTTATTACGCGAAATGACCTCGGCCAAAGCCAAAAACCTGCTGCGCAATGTGCAAGAGAGCGATGTGCCCATCCATTACTCTGAAGACGTGAATTACTACCTGCCCGCCGCCGTGCGCGCCTGCGAGCACGGCGTGACCAGAACACACCTGATTTCACGCCACATAGATGGCGCCATCATTCAGGAGCTGTTTACACGCCAGGGCATAGGCACCATGATTACCGAACTACCGCTGGAAACCATGCGCCAGGCCAATATTGATGATGTTGGCGGCATTTTGATGCTGATTGAACCACTGGAAAACGAAGGTATTCTGGTGCGGCGCGGACGCGAGCGCATCGAGATGGAAATCAATTATTTCTATGTCATGGAGCACGACAACCGCGTGATTGGCTGCGCTGCGCTATATCCGTTTGCCAATGAAAAAATGGTGGAATTCGCCTGCCTAGCCATAGACCCGACTTATCGTGGCGGTGGCCGTGGCGATAAACTGTTTAACTATTGCCAGGAGCAGGCTAGCCAAAAAGGCTTTAAAAGGCTGTTTTGCCTGACCACGCGCACTGAACACTGGTTTCTGGAGCGCGGATTTACTGAGCAAAACGTTGATCAGTTGCCACACGAAAAACAAAAACTCTATAATTTTCAGAGAAAATCCAAAGTTTTCATCAAACCGTTATGA
- the argB gene encoding acetylglutamate kinase produces MQISTSSQKAQTLSEALPYIKRFFDKTIVIKYGGNAMTDERLKECFAQDVVLLKLVGMNPVVVHGGGPQINEMLDKLGKKGEFIQGMRVTDEETMDVVEMVLGGQVNKEIVNLINRHGGKAVGLTGQDGNFIHAHKLLMEDLKDPSKMIDVGQVGEITAIDPSIINFLDSGDFIPVVAPIGVGRDGETYNINADVVAGKLAEILNAEKLILLTNTPGVLDKSGQLLTGLTPKQIDDLVEDGTLSGGMLPKISSALDAARSGVKSVHIIDGRVEHALLLEVLTDEGVGTLIKAK; encoded by the coding sequence ATGCAAATCTCGACCTCCAGCCAAAAAGCGCAAACCCTGTCTGAAGCGCTGCCTTACATTAAACGCTTCTTTGATAAAACCATTGTCATCAAATACGGCGGCAACGCCATGACGGACGAGCGCCTTAAAGAGTGTTTTGCCCAAGATGTGGTGCTGCTCAAGCTGGTGGGCATGAACCCAGTGGTGGTGCATGGCGGCGGCCCGCAAATTAACGAAATGCTGGATAAGCTGGGCAAAAAAGGCGAATTTATCCAGGGCATGCGCGTGACCGACGAAGAAACCATGGACGTGGTAGAAATGGTGCTTGGCGGACAGGTGAACAAAGAGATCGTCAACCTGATTAACCGCCACGGCGGCAAAGCGGTGGGCCTGACCGGGCAAGATGGTAACTTTATTCATGCGCACAAACTGCTGATGGAAGACCTCAAAGACCCGAGTAAGATGATTGATGTGGGCCAGGTGGGTGAAATTACCGCCATTGACCCGAGCATTATCAACTTTTTAGATAGCGGCGACTTTATTCCGGTCGTGGCACCGATTGGCGTCGGCCGTGATGGCGAAACTTATAACATTAACGCCGATGTAGTGGCTGGCAAACTGGCAGAAATCCTCAATGCCGAAAAACTGATCCTGCTCACCAATACGCCTGGCGTACTGGATAAAAGTGGCCAACTGCTAACCGGCCTGACACCCAAGCAAATTGATGACCTGGTTGAAGACGGCACCTTGAGTGGCGGCATGTTGCCAAAAATCAGCTCGGCTTTAGATGCTGCGCGTAGCGGTGTAAAGTCTGTGCATATTATTGATGGCCGCGTTGAGCATGCTTTATTGCTGGAAGTACTGACCGATGAAGGCGTCGGCACCTTGATCAAAGCCAAGTAA
- a CDS encoding pyrimidine 5'-nucleotidase produces MTRRVWIFDLDDTLHNASAQIFPVMNQTMTRYIMQTLEMEEAAAHQLRQHYWQLYGATLKGLMRHHGVNPHHFLAETHAFLTDDMVQTTRQLRQMLTSLPGRKCVFTNAPRAYALRVLEVLGIADCFSLVFSVESSRFHAKPSIRGFCLLLRQLRCRAADCTLFEDSLPALMTARRLGMRTVWISRRLHKPNFVQYRFPHVLALTHSALKKAPHAFPC; encoded by the coding sequence ATGACGCGCAGGGTGTGGATTTTTGATCTGGACGACACCCTGCATAATGCTTCTGCGCAGATTTTCCCGGTCATGAATCAAACCATGACACGTTACATCATGCAAACGCTTGAGATGGAGGAAGCCGCCGCGCACCAGTTACGCCAACATTACTGGCAACTGTATGGCGCAACTTTAAAAGGGCTGATGCGCCATCACGGCGTTAATCCGCACCATTTTTTGGCCGAAACTCACGCCTTTTTAACTGACGACATGGTACAAACCACGCGGCAATTACGGCAAATGCTCACCAGCCTGCCCGGGCGCAAATGCGTGTTTACCAATGCACCTCGCGCCTATGCCTTGCGCGTGCTGGAGGTTCTGGGTATTGCTGATTGTTTTTCGCTGGTGTTCAGTGTCGAATCCAGCCGCTTTCATGCCAAACCCAGCATCCGTGGTTTTTGCCTTTTGTTACGCCAGCTGCGCTGCCGGGCTGCAGATTGCACCTTGTTTGAAGACAGCCTGCCCGCCTTGATGACAGCCAGGCGCTTAGGCATGCGTACGGTGTGGATCAGCCGCCGCCTGCATAAACCAAACTTTGTGCAATATAGGTTTCCGCATGTGTTGGCACTCACTCACAGCGCGTTGAAAAAAGCGCCGCATGCATTCCCGTGCTGA
- the slmA gene encoding nucleoid occlusion factor SlmA produces MATINKEARANRKQQILETLAGMLQSPRGEKITTAALAAKLDVSEAALYRHFANKAKMFEGLIEFIEGALFGVMNKITTDETDGLKQVQLMLQTMLKFAERNPGMSRVLIGDALVNEDDALQARINQLLDRLEASLKQSLRIAEAQGNKITDAGIAANTMISFVLGRWHAFAKSGFKRKPSDNLEQHVTQLITGCLQ; encoded by the coding sequence ATGGCAACCATCAATAAAGAAGCACGCGCAAACCGCAAACAGCAAATCTTGGAAACCCTGGCAGGCATGCTACAAAGCCCGCGCGGTGAAAAAATCACCACCGCCGCGCTAGCCGCTAAGCTGGATGTGTCGGAAGCCGCCTTATACCGCCACTTTGCCAATAAGGCCAAAATGTTTGAAGGCCTAATTGAGTTTATTGAAGGCGCGCTGTTTGGCGTGATGAATAAAATCACCACCGACGAAACTGACGGCCTCAAACAAGTGCAACTGATGCTGCAAACCATGCTCAAATTTGCCGAGCGCAACCCTGGCATGTCGCGCGTATTGATTGGCGATGCGCTGGTTAACGAAGACGATGCCCTGCAAGCACGCATTAACCAATTGCTGGACAGGCTGGAAGCTAGCCTGAAGCAATCATTACGTATTGCAGAAGCGCAAGGCAATAAAATCACTGACGCTGGCATCGCCGCTAATACCATGATCAGCTTTGTCCTTGGCCGCTGGCATGCATTTGCCAAAAGCGGATTTAAACGCAAACCCAGTGACAATTTAGAGCAGCACGTCACACAACTGATTACCGGCTGCTTGCAATAA
- a CDS encoding DUF2788 domain-containing protein produces METTVFGMNEAQLTEFGMSWGLAGLILFIVFIVGNLAWKSKAGKTGTFALFLALTLGMVGFLAKLVIQHYLNIH; encoded by the coding sequence ATGGAAACCACCGTTTTTGGCATGAATGAAGCCCAGCTCACCGAGTTTGGCATGAGCTGGGGCCTTGCCGGGCTTATCCTGTTTATCGTTTTTATTGTCGGCAACCTGGCCTGGAAATCGAAAGCAGGTAAAACCGGCACATTTGCGCTGTTTCTCGCGCTCACCTTAGGCATGGTCGGTTTTCTGGCCAAGCTGGTGATTCAGCATTATCTGAATATCCATTAA
- a CDS encoding excalibur calcium-binding domain-containing protein — translation MNIIKIFLMLILLCIAYVILDSILMPALRSQTPPTLSTMPLRHSHPAMDAPLVMDEPRLHDSFSGDCEGHTHCSQMHSCAEAKQWLSRCPNEKMDGDGDGVPCERQWCQPALH, via the coding sequence ATGAACATTATCAAAATCTTCCTCATGCTGATCTTGCTATGTATCGCTTATGTCATTCTGGACAGTATTTTAATGCCTGCACTAAGGTCGCAAACGCCACCAACATTATCCACAATGCCACTCAGACATAGCCACCCTGCGATGGATGCGCCTTTGGTGATGGATGAGCCGAGGCTGCATGACAGCTTCAGCGGCGATTGCGAGGGCCACACGCATTGCTCACAAATGCACTCTTGCGCAGAAGCCAAACAATGGTTATCACGCTGCCCGAACGAGAAAATGGATGGTGATGGCGACGGCGTCCCCTGCGAACGGCAGTGGTGTCAACCTGCCTTGCATTAA
- a CDS encoding sensor domain-containing diguanylate cyclase — translation MDNSPPNDSDTYKTLLESTKAIPWRIDWASKQFTYIGPQIEPLLGWAPASWQSVEDWVNRIHEDDRERVFHFCVQQSLQGLDHEADYRALTATGDFVWIRDVVHVMRTPSGEPEALIGFMFDISERKKTEEQLLIMQRKLEELSYKDGLTSVANRRMFDTVLEREWLEARQHQQPLSLIMIDIDYFKQFNDFYGHLQGDEVLKQVAHTLSHAGVRAKDFFARFGGEEFALILPETNEVSASKIAERCRNLVFKEQIPHAKSEVSQILTISVGASSIMPSQTDDLKTFVDSVDALMYQAKRNGRNRIVVKGEASQHD, via the coding sequence ATGGACAATTCACCCCCTAACGACAGCGACACTTACAAAACCCTGCTTGAATCGACCAAGGCGATTCCATGGCGGATAGACTGGGCGAGCAAACAATTCACTTACATCGGCCCGCAAATCGAGCCCTTGTTAGGCTGGGCACCTGCAAGCTGGCAATCGGTTGAAGACTGGGTCAACCGCATTCATGAAGATGATCGCGAGCGCGTGTTTCATTTTTGCGTGCAGCAATCATTGCAAGGCCTGGATCATGAAGCGGACTATCGCGCACTGACAGCTACCGGTGACTTTGTCTGGATTCGTGATGTGGTGCATGTGATGCGTACCCCCAGTGGCGAGCCTGAAGCATTGATCGGTTTTATGTTCGACATTAGCGAGCGTAAGAAAACCGAAGAGCAATTGCTCATCATGCAAAGAAAACTGGAAGAGCTGTCTTACAAAGACGGCTTGACCAGCGTGGCAAACCGCCGCATGTTTGACACTGTGCTGGAACGTGAATGGCTGGAAGCGAGGCAACACCAACAGCCATTGTCATTGATCATGATAGATATCGACTACTTCAAGCAGTTCAATGACTTTTACGGGCATTTGCAAGGCGATGAAGTACTCAAGCAAGTAGCTCATACGCTGTCGCATGCCGGGGTACGTGCCAAAGATTTTTTTGCCCGCTTTGGCGGCGAAGAGTTTGCGTTGATTCTGCCTGAAACCAACGAAGTGTCGGCGAGTAAAATTGCCGAGCGCTGCCGTAATTTGGTATTCAAGGAGCAGATTCCACATGCTAAATCAGAAGTGAGCCAGATACTGACCATCAGCGTCGGCGCGAGTAGCATCATGCCCAGCCAAACCGACGACCTTAAAACATTTGTCGACTCAGTGGATGCGCTGATGTATCAAGCCAAACGCAATGGCAGAAACCGTATTGTGGTGAAAGGCGAAGCGAGTCAACACGATTAA
- a CDS encoding multifunctional CCA addition/repair protein, translated as MQIYQVGGAVRDSLLGLAVKDRDYVVVGATPEQMLAAGYRAVGKDFPVFLHPHTQQEHALARTERKTGKGYKGFSVYAAPEVTLQEDLARRDFTINAIAQDADGSLIDPFNGQLDIQKKTLRHVTEAFGEDPVRILRAARFLARFTEFTVAPETMLLMRAMVAAGEVDALVPERVWQEVAKGLMEKQPSRMFEMLRECGALKAILPELDCLWGVPQTAAYHPEIDTGIHVMMVIDYAAKQGYSLPVRFAALTHDLGKGTTPADVLPRHIGHELRSVDLIREVVARLRVPNDCKDLALVVAKYHGKLHAARQMKASTLLHFLEELDAFRQRARFEDFLLACECDSRGRLGLENCPLEDAEHLTKALQAALTVNAGAIAQQCSSPLHIKQAVAEARIHAIQAALH; from the coding sequence ATGCAAATATATCAGGTAGGCGGTGCTGTCCGCGACAGCCTGCTTGGCTTAGCAGTCAAAGACCGTGACTATGTCGTGGTGGGGGCTACGCCCGAACAGATGCTGGCGGCTGGCTACCGCGCAGTCGGTAAAGATTTTCCAGTTTTTTTACACCCTCACACCCAGCAAGAGCACGCGCTGGCCCGCACCGAGCGCAAAACAGGCAAAGGCTACAAAGGCTTTAGTGTTTATGCGGCGCCTGAAGTCACTCTGCAAGAAGACCTTGCCAGGCGCGACTTCACCATCAATGCCATCGCACAAGACGCAGATGGCAGCCTGATCGACCCTTTTAATGGCCAACTGGATATCCAGAAAAAAACGCTTCGGCATGTGACGGAGGCTTTTGGTGAAGACCCGGTGCGCATTTTGCGTGCTGCGCGTTTTTTAGCACGCTTTACCGAGTTTACCGTGGCGCCGGAAACCATGTTGCTGATGCGTGCAATGGTGGCTGCTGGAGAAGTAGACGCATTGGTGCCTGAGCGTGTCTGGCAGGAAGTTGCCAAAGGCCTGATGGAGAAACAACCCAGCCGCATGTTTGAAATGCTGCGCGAGTGCGGGGCATTAAAAGCCATCTTGCCTGAACTGGACTGCTTGTGGGGCGTGCCGCAAACCGCTGCGTATCATCCCGAAATTGATACCGGCATCCATGTCATGATGGTGATTGATTATGCCGCCAAGCAAGGCTACAGCTTGCCCGTCAGGTTTGCCGCGCTCACGCATGATTTAGGCAAAGGCACCACCCCGGCTGACGTATTACCGCGCCATATCGGCCATGAGTTGCGCAGTGTCGATCTTATCCGCGAAGTGGTTGCACGCTTGCGCGTACCCAATGATTGCAAAGACCTGGCACTGGTGGTGGCTAAATATCATGGCAAACTGCATGCTGCCAGACAGATGAAGGCCAGTACGTTGCTACATTTCTTGGAAGAACTGGATGCTTTTCGTCAGCGCGCGCGCTTTGAGGATTTTTTGCTAGCCTGCGAATGCGACAGCCGTGGGCGTTTGGGCTTGGAAAATTGCCCGTTAGAGGATGCAGAACATTTGACTAAGGCCTTGCAAGCCGCGCTCACCGTGAATGCCGGTGCAATTGCCCAACAATGTAGCTCCCCCTTACACATCAAGCAGGCTGTGGCTGAAGCACGCATACACGCCATTCAGGCCGCGTTGCATTAA
- a CDS encoding complex I NDUFA9 subunit family protein, which produces MMKTVTVLGGSGFVGSSVVARLDQAGYQVKVLTRRREQAKHLILLPNVQVVECDIHEQAALKTQLQGSDVVINLIGILHQTSDNGFEQMHHQFPRRVAQLCEELAIARLLHMSALQAAVSAPSEYLRSKAAGDQAVLEFSKKLHVTIFRPSVIFGTRDRFINLFAKLIQAIPVLALAMPQAKFQPIWVEDVAAAMVNAVDEPATYGKTYELGGPAIMTLQQIMEAVMKTIHVQRPIMGLSLNMSLLQGSFMQLLPIKLLSRDNVKSMQVDNICQQPMANELGVVPTDMFAVISGYLVKNNPRGAYDQFRAAAGRVINARR; this is translated from the coding sequence ATGATGAAGACAGTCACTGTATTAGGTGGTAGCGGTTTTGTAGGCAGCAGTGTGGTCGCGAGGCTTGACCAGGCAGGCTATCAGGTGAAGGTGCTCACGCGTCGCCGTGAGCAGGCCAAGCACCTGATTTTATTGCCTAATGTGCAAGTGGTTGAGTGCGATATCCATGAACAGGCTGCGCTGAAAACCCAACTGCAAGGCAGCGATGTGGTGATTAATCTGATTGGCATTTTGCATCAAACCAGTGACAACGGTTTTGAACAAATGCACCACCAGTTTCCACGCCGCGTGGCACAGTTATGCGAAGAATTAGCTATTGCGCGCCTGTTGCATATGAGCGCGTTACAAGCAGCGGTGAGTGCGCCGAGTGAATATTTGCGTAGCAAAGCGGCAGGTGACCAGGCCGTGCTTGAGTTTAGCAAAAAACTGCACGTGACTATTTTCAGGCCGTCGGTGATTTTTGGTACGCGTGACCGCTTTATCAATCTGTTTGCCAAGCTGATTCAAGCGATTCCGGTGCTGGCACTGGCCATGCCGCAAGCCAAGTTTCAGCCGATCTGGGTAGAAGATGTGGCCGCGGCCATGGTCAATGCCGTGGATGAACCTGCCACCTATGGTAAAACCTATGAGCTCGGTGGCCCGGCCATTATGACCTTGCAACAAATCATGGAGGCGGTGATGAAAACCATCCATGTACAGCGCCCCATCATGGGCCTCAGCCTCAATATGTCCTTGCTGCAAGGCAGCTTTATGCAGTTGTTGCCCATCAAGTTACTTTCTCGCGACAATGTGAAGTCTATGCAGGTCGACAATATTTGCCAGCAACCTATGGCCAATGAGCTGGGCGTGGTGCCAACCGATATGTTCGCCGTGATTTCAGGTTACCTGGTCAAGAATAATCCCCGCGGTGCTTACGACCAGTTTCGTGCGGCCGCTGGCCGTGTCATTAACGCCAGGCGCTAA